CTCAACGGTGCGGGGAACGTCGTGCTCGGCATCATGTGCGGCCTGCTCTACTTCGACCTCGGCGGGGCCGTCTCGAAGGTTCTGTACGCGTTCGCCATCGGCATGCTCGACACGGGTGTCTATGGGCCCATGGCCGCCGTCATGCTCTGCGGTATGGTCCCCCCGATCGGCATGGCCCTTGCCACCCTCATCAAGCGTGACCTCTGGAACGACGACGAGCGCGACTCCGGCAAGGCCGCCGCTCTGCTCGGCTGCTCCTACATCACCGAGGGCGCAATCCCCTTTGCCACGAGCTATCCGCTGCAGGTCCTTCCGGGCTGCATGATCGGTGGCGCCGTCGCAGCCGTGATGTCCCTGCTCATGGGCATCGAGTGCACCGCTCCCCACGGCGGGATGTTCCTACTCCTTATTCCCAACGTCATCAACAACATCGGCGGATTCCTCCTGTGCCTGGCCGTCGGGTCGATCGTCTGCGCCCTCATCGTTGACGGCCTCATGACGATGCGGCGCAACAAGGACAAGGTCGCTGCCTAGGGTTCGTCACTCGCACGACTCGTCTGAGGGAGCCCGGGAGCAATCCTGGGCTCTCCCCGTCTGTCCGAGGTCGGGGGCCCCTGTGGCATGTCCGCTGCTCCCATCCTGCTCTTCGGGCTCATAGTGCGCATGCGACCGAACTAGGCTGGGAATCGTCCCCGTTCGCGTCATCCGTGCACTGTGAGCGGAATCGGCAGGCGGCGGGTGTGGTTCCTGGTGCGATGGCCGACATCGTTGTCCACATCCTTGGGAAAGGAGGTGGAATCGACATCGTGTGGCCTCCACACGTCGTTCTTGGCGCAGCGATGACGGCGATGACAAGGTCAGGGCCTAGGCCCCAGCCCCCTGGCAACCCTTGGAGTGGATGTCGGGCCTGTGCGCCGCCTTCAGGCGACAAGGACCCGGAGGTCGTGGACGGCTACCCGCAGCGCCCAGTCGCCAAGGCGGTATCGGGCGTAGAATTTTCCTCTTGACCTACGGTGACGCCGGATCGGACGAGCGAGGAGCCCAGGTTCGTGCCGCCGTTCCAGCCCAACGCGCGGCACGCCGAACGCCGTGAGGATCCGTGCGAGCCTCCATCGATGGATGACGTCGGCAAACGAGAAGCGCACGACGGCATCGACCACGCTGGTGAGCCGGGATTCGCGCAGGCGCTCGTCGGAGAGGACGTCAATCGCGTCCCTGCCGGCAGTCATGCTCGGGTTGCGATACTTCTCGCGCCCATCGAGCTCGCCCGCAATCAGCCGCCCTGACTCGGTGCGCCACATGAAGTCGACGCGGAACCGACTGCTCCGCTCAACCGGGTCAGCCACCTCCACCTGCAGCTCCGGCGTCTGAAATCCCAGCTCGAGCATGACGGCGCGGGCGATTGACTCCCCGCCATTCTCGCTTCTGCCGTCTGCTGCCTCGAGGGTGCGCAGGGCATGGCGCCTGCCTGGGCGATGACGGGTGAGCGCGTCCACTTGGACAACGAGCTCTCCTGGGGTGAAGCCAAGCCTGAGCACTGAGTCTGCAAGTGCCAGCCCCTCCTCGAAGTCGAGGTAGCGCAGGCAGTCGGCGACGGTCTGCCAGAACAATGTCACCCTGATGCCACGCACCTCGCCGCCTCGGTCGCCCTCGACCGAAACCCGGGCATAGCGTCCGTGGCTACGGGTCCGATGTCGACTCTCGACGGCGACGCAGATGCTCTGGAGCCGCCGGTGCGACACCTGCAGGCCGTAGACGAGGGCGGCGCTCGTGAGGCCGAAGGTCCAGCGTGGATGCATGGTCGCGGTCGCCCTCAGCTCCTGACCTGCCCGCTCGATGGGGGTGAGGCTCGCCCAGTGGGCGGGTCGTGCGAAGGCGCCGGGAACGGGCTGGATGACGCCGCCCCTCCGCTGCAGCGCACGCAGCCGGCGCCGATCGAGGCGGTCGCGAGGGACGAGGAGGCGGTGCTCGCACTCGGCTTCGTCGAGGTCTGCCGCCAGCGCCTGCTGGACATTCCTGCTCATAGCGCACCTCCATGGAAGGCAGTCGCGAGGCTGCCTGGAATGGTATGGGTGGGGGTCGTCCGAGTGTCGCACCCGGGAGGCAGTGCCGGCGTTTCGATTCGAGGGGCGGTCGTCTCTCTCGGCGAGGGGGCATTCCCTATTCCGCCTCATAGTGCACATGTGCCCGGACGAGGGCTGGGCTGTGACCGGTTCGAGTCCTAGATGCACTATCAGCGGAAGAGAGAGAGGGGGGCATCACCTGCGTCCGTCGGTGCGGTTGGGCGAGGAGAGAGCCATGACCCGTACCAAAATAGGCGTCACAGTGCACAAAAGACCCGAACGGCCATCCGCAACGTTACATTTTGGTTCCGCATGCACTATGAGTCGAGAAGAACGGCCCGCAGGCACTTTAGTGTGATAAAGTAACGCAGTCGGACGTCACCGCAATGAAGGGACCTACCATGAACAGCAGCCTCGGTCGTCGACAGTTCCTGAACATCGCCGGCGGCGCACTCTCCGCCTCCGCATTCCTCGCACTCGCGGGCTGTGGCTCGAGTGGAGCCGGCAGCTCGACCTCGTCTGCCGCCCCAGCATCGTCGGCGACCTTCGCCGGACCCTTCGTCCTCGGCTTCGACCAGGAGTTTCCGCCGTACGGCTACATCGGCGATGACGGCAACCCGACCGGCTTCGACATCGACCTTGCCACCGCCGTCTGCGAGATGGAGGGCTGGGAGTTCAAGCCGACCCCCATCAACTGGGATTCCAAGGACGCGATGCTCAACTCCGGCCAGATCACCTGCATCTGGAACGGCCTCACCATCGAGGGCCGCGAGAAGGACTACGCCTTCACCGACGCCTACATGGAGAACCGCCAGGTCGTCGTCGTGCGCTCCGACTCCGGTATCACGAGCCTCGCCGACCTCGCCGGCAAGAACGTCGTGACCCAGACCGACTCGGCGGCGTACTACCTGCTCGTCGACGGCGGGGCGCAGGCCGACCTCGGTGCGAGCTTCGCCAAGCTCGACACGATCGGCGACTACAACACCGGCTTCATGATGCTTGGCCAAGGCAGCTATGATGCCATCGCCGTCGACTACCCGGTTGCGGTCTTCAACATCGGTGACAAGACCGACGAGTATGCGATGCTCGACGAGTCACTCAACTCCGAGCACTTCGGTATCGGCTTCGCGCTCGGCAGCGAGGCGCTTGCCGCCAAGGTCGAGGCCGATCTCCAGAAGCTCGACGCCGAGGGCAAGGTCGAGGAGATCTGCAACAAGTACGCCGGCCAGGGCGTCTCCTACACCGCCTGGTGCCTGCCCAAGGCGTAGTCCCCAGCCAACGAACTTCTCGCCGGCGTCCGTGTGAGCGTCGGATTCTGCCGCAAGCTTCCTGGAAGGTGCCCGTGGACGTCTCCACCATGCTCTCAATGCTCGTCTCGGGGTACGGGACCTCGATCGTCATCTTTGCGCTCACCCTGCTGGGGGCGGTCCCCCTGGGCATCCTGGTCGCGCTCGGACGACTCTCGCGCTTCCGACCCCTCGCCATCCTCATGGGCCTGTACATCTCGGTCATGCGCGGCACCCCGCTCATGCTGCAGATGTTCGCCGTGTTCTTCCTGCCATATTACGGCTTCGGCCTGCAGACCGGCCCGGACTTCATGTTCACGGCGTGCATCGTCGCCTTCGTGGTCAACTATGCCGCCTACTTCGCAGAGATCTACCGGTCTGGCATCCAGTCCATCCCGCGCGGTCAGTACGAGGCGGCCGAGGTGCTCGGCTACTCGCGTGGGCAGACCTTCGTGCGCATCGTGCTGCCGCAGATGGTGAAGAGAATCCTGCCTGCCATGGGCAACGAGGTCGTGACGCTGGTCAAGGACACCTCCCTCGCGTTCTCGATCGGGGTCTCCGAGATGTTCACCGTCGGTCGTGCGCTCGTGGCGAGCCAGCGCAGCATGCTGCCCTTCGCCATTGCCGCGGGCATCTACTGGCTTACCTGCCTGGCCATCGAGTTTATGCTGCGCCGCGCCGAGAAGAGGCTGGACTACTACCATGACTAGTGCGAGTGCCGATAGGCCCGGGGCGGCCGTCCGCGTGTCCGGTGCCAGGAAGTCGTTCGGTGGACGAGAGGTGCTGGGCGGGGTCGACTTCTCGATCGGTCGCGGCGAGGTCGTCTCGCTCATCGGCCCGTCGGGGGCCGGAAAGTCCACGATGCTGCGCTGCCTCACCCTTCTCGATACCCTCGACCAGGGCAGCATCAGCTACGGCGACCTCGTGGTCTGCTCCGGCGATGACGGGGCGCGCTACGACAGGGCCGCGATGCGGGCTGCACGCATGCGTTTTGGCCTCGTCTTCCAGGACTACAACCTCTTCCCGCACCGCACGGTGCTGCAGAACGTCATGGACGCGCCGGTCGTGGTCCAGGGGAGGGATCGCATGGAGGTCGAATCCCAGGCACGCGAGCTTATCGCAACGCTCGACCTCGCGGAACATGCCGACAAGGTCCCCTGCCAGCTCTCGGGCGGGCAGCAGCAGCGCGTTGCCATCGCGCGGGCGCTGTGCATGAACCCGGATGTCATGTACTTCGACGAGGCAACGTCCGCGCTTGACCCCAGGCTGACCAAGGACATGCACGACCTCATTCGCCAGCTGGCAGACAAGGGCATGGCGGTCGGGATCGTCACGCATGAGATGGGCTTCGCGCAGACGGTGTCGGACCGCGTCTGCCTGCTGTTCGACGGCCAGATCGTCGAGGATGGCAGTCCGGAGCAGCTGCTCGAGCACCCGCGCGACGAGCGCTCGCGCATCTTCCTCAGCCTCTCGGCCGACTAGGGGGGCTGCGGCATCCCGTTGGGGCTGCTGCGTGACAGCTTGGACAACCGCGAGCGTAACCTCTTGCGCCAACTGGGCATTCGCATACGTTTCGAATCCTAACGTCCAACCTGGCATCCGAGCCCCCCTGTTGCTCCCAGAGTTGCCAGCTTGGACGGATAGG
This is a stretch of genomic DNA from Thermophilibacter immobilis. It encodes these proteins:
- a CDS encoding amino acid ABC transporter ATP-binding protein, producing MTSASADRPGAAVRVSGARKSFGGREVLGGVDFSIGRGEVVSLIGPSGAGKSTMLRCLTLLDTLDQGSISYGDLVVCSGDDGARYDRAAMRAARMRFGLVFQDYNLFPHRTVLQNVMDAPVVVQGRDRMEVESQARELIATLDLAEHADKVPCQLSGGQQQRVAIARALCMNPDVMYFDEATSALDPRLTKDMHDLIRQLADKGMAVGIVTHEMGFAQTVSDRVCLLFDGQIVEDGSPEQLLEHPRDERSRIFLSLSAD
- a CDS encoding amino acid ABC transporter permease — encoded protein: MDVSTMLSMLVSGYGTSIVIFALTLLGAVPLGILVALGRLSRFRPLAILMGLYISVMRGTPLMLQMFAVFFLPYYGFGLQTGPDFMFTACIVAFVVNYAAYFAEIYRSGIQSIPRGQYEAAEVLGYSRGQTFVRIVLPQMVKRILPAMGNEVVTLVKDTSLAFSIGVSEMFTVGRALVASQRSMLPFAIAAGIYWLTCLAIEFMLRRAEKRLDYYHD
- a CDS encoding transporter substrate-binding domain-containing protein, with amino-acid sequence MNSSLGRRQFLNIAGGALSASAFLALAGCGSSGAGSSTSSAAPASSATFAGPFVLGFDQEFPPYGYIGDDGNPTGFDIDLATAVCEMEGWEFKPTPINWDSKDAMLNSGQITCIWNGLTIEGREKDYAFTDAYMENRQVVVVRSDSGITSLADLAGKNVVTQTDSAAYYLLVDGGAQADLGASFAKLDTIGDYNTGFMMLGQGSYDAIAVDYPVAVFNIGDKTDEYAMLDESLNSEHFGIGFALGSEALAAKVEADLQKLDAEGKVEEICNKYAGQGVSYTAWCLPKA